The following is a genomic window from Amycolatopsis sp. BJA-103.
ATTCGTCGGCCGGGCACTACGAACTCGGCGACGAAGAGGTCATGATCGTGACGGTGCCGCGCTCGGACGCGCCCTATCAAGGCATCCAGCTCGGCAGCATCTGGTATCTCTCGCTGGACTACATCAACCACCAGACGAGCCTCACTTCCGACCAGGCGCGCGTCGACCCGGACGGCAAGATCCGGTTCGTGATCAGCGAACGCGACCCGGGCCTGGCCAACTGGCTCGAACGGACCGGTCACGATCGCGGGTACGTCCAGATCCGGTGGCAGCGGCTCTCCCGCGCGCTGGAGGTGGCCGACGGTCCCGAGGTCGAGGTGGTGAAGTTCGGCGAACTCGCCGACAGGTTGCCGTTCCACGACGAGGCGCGCGTGACCCCGGAGGAATGGTCAGACCGGATCTCGGCTCGCCAGACGGCCGTCGCGTCGAGGATGCTGGGCTGACATGGACCTCTTGAAGGACAAGGTGATCGTGGTTTCCGGCGTCGGGCCGGGGCTCGGCAGGTCCATCGCCGTGCGCGGTGCCGTCGCGGGTGCCGACGTGGTTCTCGCCGCCCGCACCGAATCGCGGCTCGCGGAGGTCGCCAAGGAGATCGACGCGCTCGGCCGTCGCGCGGTCACCGTGCCCACCGACATCACCGACGACGCTTCGGCCGCGAACCTCGCCGAAGCCGCTTTGAAGGCGTTCGGTCGAGTGGATGCGTTGGTGAACAACGCTTTCGCCATCCCGCCGATCATGGATCTCGCCGACGTCGACCTGGCCGACGTCCGGGCGGGCTTCGAGACCAACGTCCTCGCCGCGCTCCGGCTCACGCGACTGTTCACGCCCTCGCTCGAAGAGAGCGGCGGTTCGGTGGTGATGATCAATTCGGCCGTGCTCCGGCATTCCCGGCGCACGTTCGGCGCGTACAAGATGGCGAAGTCGAGCCTGCTCGCGCTCGCGCA
Proteins encoded in this region:
- a CDS encoding SDR family oxidoreductase; translated protein: MDLLKDKVIVVSGVGPGLGRSIAVRGAVAGADVVLAARTESRLAEVAKEIDALGRRAVTVPTDITDDASAANLAEAALKAFGRVDALVNNAFAIPPIMDLADVDLADVRAGFETNVLAALRLTRLFTPSLEESGGSVVMINSAVLRHSRRTFGAYKMAKSSLLALAQSLASELGPRGIRVNSVAPGYIWADSLKWYFAYLAKERGVTPEQVYAETAETIDLRRLPEPDEIADTVVFLASSLARCVTGQCLDVNAGEYHH